A region of Nostoc sp. 'Peltigera membranacea cyanobiont' N6 DNA encodes the following proteins:
- a CDS encoding nucleotidyltransferase family protein, with the protein MNSNTRLQMILADTPIDTVLPAIAQLNLPNWWLAGGAVRNTVWSSIFGNDCGLVIKDFDIAFFDIEGNRSQELAAKATLTEQFPHDEFDVKNQASFARWRLGSRHYINTEDAVAEWLHTATAVGVRLDAQGQWQFFTPYGLNDLFDGIIRPTPAHTHNVDAHNKASGFLQKCPYLRLA; encoded by the coding sequence ATGAATAGTAACACTCGTCTACAGATGATTTTAGCTGATACACCTATTGATACAGTATTACCTGCGATCGCTCAACTAAATCTACCTAACTGGTGGTTAGCCGGTGGTGCAGTCCGAAACACAGTTTGGTCTTCGATTTTTGGCAATGACTGTGGGTTAGTTATTAAAGATTTTGATATTGCATTCTTTGATATAGAGGGAAATCGTTCTCAGGAACTAGCAGCAAAGGCGACTCTCACAGAACAATTTCCTCATGACGAGTTTGATGTCAAAAATCAAGCCAGTTTTGCTCGTTGGCGGCTTGGTAGCAGACACTACATTAATACAGAAGATGCTGTTGCAGAGTGGCTGCACACTGCAACAGCTGTCGGAGTTCGACTAGATGCACAAGGCCAATGGCAATTTTTCACTCCCTACGGGTTGAATGACCTGTTTGATGGCATTATTCGACCTACGCCAGCACATACTCATAACGTTGATGCCCACAATAAAGCATCGGGGTTCTTACAAAAATGTCCTTATCTGCGGTTGGCGTAA